Part of the Candidatus Palauibacter soopunensis genome, TGCGTCGGATTCGTCGTGTGTGTCGGGCCCGGGTCCGGGTTCGGGCGCTCGTGTCCTCCCGGAGATCAGGCGGCTGCGGACCGCCGGGGCCGCGAAGCTCACCGCCGCGAGCAGGATCAGAACCAGGCTGATCGGGCTCTCAAGGAAGATCGAGTGCGACCCCGAGGACAGGCTCAACGCCCGCCGATAGTTCGTCTCGATCATCGGACCGAGGATGAGGCCGAGCACCGCCGGCGCGAGCGGGTATCCGCCCCGCAGCATAGCGAAGCCGACGAGCCCGAAGAAGAGGGCGGCCCACGCATCCGCCGCGTTGCCGCGGAGGGAGAACGTGCCCACGAGCGAGATCGCGACGACGAGCGGCATCAGGATCGACGGCCGCAGCCGGACCACCCGCGTCCAGAGGGGGATCCCGAGGCGCCCCACGGCCAGCATGAGCAGCACCGCCACCACGAATCCCGCGTACAGCGCGTAGACGAGTTCGGAGCGCTCGGTCATGAGCAGCGGGCCGGGCGCCACGCCCTGCACCGTGAGGCCTCCGAGGAGGACCGCGGCGCTGGCGGAACCGGGGATCCCGAGAGCGAGCAGCGGGATCATCGCCGCCCCCACGCAGGAGTTGTTCGCGGCCTCCGGCGCCGCGATGCCGGCCGGCAGGCCCGTCCCGAACCGCTCCGGCGTCTTCGAGACCCGCCGCTCCTCGTTCCACGCCACGATGGAAGCGATCGTCGCCCCGGCCCCGGGGATGGCCCCGATCAGACCCCCGATGGCGGATCCCCGCAGAATCGTGCGCCACAGTCCGAACAGTTCGCGAGCCTTCGGGAGGGCGCCGGCGATGCCATCCCCGGGAGGCGTCGACCGACGACGGCCCGTCACCGCCTCCAGC contains:
- a CDS encoding tripartite tricarboxylate transporter permease; amino-acid sequence: MSAFLDGLLTALQPGNLAALLAGSLLGVFAGAMPGLSSTVGLALVLPVTFALDPTPALLMMVSIYMAAEYGGSITAIAIGVPGSSPALATTFDGYAMTRRGEAGRALGISLFSSMSGGLLGTILLVLALGPLSRAAIAFGPAEYFGLGVFGLSIVANLVGKDPFKGIVSALLGLLFFIVGLDVLTGAPRLTFGTNALMDGLGLVPMLIGFFAIAEALEAVTGRRRSTPPGDGIAGALPKARELFGLWRTILRGSAIGGLIGAIPGAGATIASIVAWNEERRVSKTPERFGTGLPAGIAAPEAANNSCVGAAMIPLLALGIPGSASAAVLLGGLTVQGVAPGPLLMTERSELVYALYAGFVVAVLLMLAVGRLGIPLWTRVVRLRPSILMPLVVAISLVGTFSLRGNAADAWAALFFGLVGFAMLRGGYPLAPAVLGLILGPMIETNYRRALSLSSGSHSIFLESPISLVLILLAAVSFAAPAVRSRLISGRTRAPEPGPGPDTHDESDAHDNEPQQEEHE